The region AGTGTGAGagcagactgaatgtgtgtgcacaggGTTTTAGTGTGAGAGCAGACTGAATGTGTGCGCACAGGGTTTTAGTGTGAGAGCAGACTGAATGTGTGCGCACAGGGTTTTAGTGTGAGagcagactgaatgtgtgtgcacaggGTTTTAGTGTGAGagcagactgaatgtgtgtgcacaggGTTTTAGTGTGAGagcagactgaatgtgtgtgcatccgCTACTTCTCACTGGGCATATCTGCCACATCCACAGACAGAGTCTTAATAACGTAAAATGGATAGATTTTTCATTCTGGTTAAATGAGCGGGTGTTTGCGTGACAGTAAAGTGTTCCAGATACCATAGCAACCCCATGAACAATCATGAGTCCACCCTAGCACCAGCAAAAAACAGGGCCTGGTGGCACCTCTGTTAGTTATACTTTAGTTTACAGGTGCCATGTCTGACCGTAAAAGTGATCAGTCTGCGTAACAACATTTCATCACGTTTTACCCTGTTTTACCTCTGCACCACAGAGCAAACCCTGTCCAGTCACAAACAGGCTTTTTCTTTGGACATCAGTCTCCAAAAGTTTAAGATCAGTAAAAACATGCAGTACCTGATCGTCCCGGGGGGTTCCGTCCAGGGGGTGGTGGTCTCTCATTAGGAGGTGGGGGTAAAGGCCCAGACCGAgcagggggcggggcaggggCGTGGCTGTTTGCGGAAGGGTTTCTCTGAGGCTGTCGGGgactctgctcctctctgtcccgCGGtgtggggggcagggggggtggGCCGCCCATGCTGGACATCATCGGTGGTGTGTTGTTAGCCACAGGCCTGGGTCCAGGGGGGGTCGGTGGTTTGTTATTGATGGACGGAGGAGGTGGGGGCAAGGATCCCTCCCGTGAAAAGGACGGCCGATTtcctgggggtgggggaggtgggcgGTCATCTGAGGGGTGATGGCTGTGTATGGAGGGCAGCGAGGGCCGGCCGCTGGACGGAATGGGGGGTGGGCCACTCCCGGGAGTTGGGGGCATGCTGGGACGTCTACCGGGCATGCTGGGAGGTTGGGAgctgggtgtggtgtgtgggggtcgACCTCCTCCAGGTAAGGGAGGAGGACCTCTGGTCTGGGGGGAGCTCTGCGTTGGGCGGGCAGCAGTGGGCACAGGTGGAGCTCCCCTTCCTGTGTCCGGGCGTCCTGGAGGAGGGCCCGGGAACCGAGGCGAGGGTCCAGAATTCGGAGTGGGCGCCGGGAACCTCCCTCCTGTGGATGGCATGGGTGGTCTGGCCCTAGAGTCTTCAGGAATGAAAGAGATGCACAGACTTACATGCATATACAGACAAAACGTTGTTTACAGAGGGGCTTACGAATAAGTGTGTTGGAAAGTTCCTtaaaacagtgacagtgtcGCCCATCACAGCACCGGACGTAGACTGACACAGCTTTGTACGGCAGTACCGGAATGTGTCGGAGTGAAATTTACCGCTGGGATCTCTGTTCCCTGCAGACCTCAGTCTCGGCATCCCTCCCTGAAACAGACCGCCCAGGCCTCCCGGAGCCCCGCCTCCAAAcccgccccctcctcctcctcctccacctccacctccacctccgcCTCCGCCCTTAGgctctgttaaaacaaacatttattagtGACAACAGcgatcacatacacatacattgtGACTCAGCTGCATTACGTTGATctcatcagtctgtgtgtcttttataTAACGATAACACAGAGCTGCAGCTATCAGGTGTCTATCTCTGGCTTCTGCTTTCTGCAGCCACAGAGGGCAAAGACAACTCCACTGAGCGCTTATCCCTCACTCACCAAGACTCCTCTGGAAGTGTCAAGTCTAAAAACAATGAGATTACAGACTGCCGCTCGTGGTGCATtctgggaactgttgtaaaagtgttttcgctgtttgtttatttactaaTATGTTTACTTATTTACCTGCATAGTCCTGCctgtcagaaagaaagaaagaaagaaagaaagaaagaaagaaagaaagaaagaaagaaagagagaaagaagttaACCCATACTGgtctgacagacaggtgtgAGGAGTTTGACTCACTGTCCAGGGCTGGCGCACTCCTGTCATTGGTCACAGTCTTCTTCAGTCGAGCTCCTTTGGATATGTCTGTCAGTAAGGCATTTCTGTTCTGCTGCTCTGATTTGTTCAGATTcggtttctctgtgtttgcctgGAATTAAGCCCAATGGAAAGACATGTCAAAGTCCTAGATGTAACCAGTCATCACCACTAGATGTCACTGTGGAGTCGGACTGGTTAAAGCCATGTCTCATACCGTCCAGCGCCAGTGTGAGACATGACTTCGTTGTGCTTGTCTGAAAAGCCTTCTCATTGAGCACCGAGGACAGATGAAGagcacagggacaaacagattAGAATTCAGCGTTCAACAAATCTTCTACTGTGTGATCATATGAGATCACAGGAACAATATGTACA is a window of Chanos chanos chromosome 10, fChaCha1.1, whole genome shotgun sequence DNA encoding:
- the wipf1a gene encoding WAS/WASL-interacting protein family member 1a, producing MPGPPPPPAPPPTFASANTEKPNLNKSEQQNRNALLTDISKGARLKKTVTNDRSAPALDKPKGGGGGGGGGGGGGGGGGFGGGAPGGLGGLFQGGMPRLRSAGNRDPSDSRARPPMPSTGGRFPAPTPNSGPSPRFPGPPPGRPDTGRGAPPVPTAARPTQSSPQTRGPPPLPGGGRPPHTTPSSQPPSMPGRRPSMPPTPGSGPPPIPSSGRPSLPSIHSHHPSDDRPPPPPPGNRPSFSREGSLPPPPPSINNKPPTPPGPRPVANNTPPMMSSMGGPPPLPPTPRDREEQSPRQPQRNPSANSHAPAPPPARSGPLPPPPNERPPPPGRNPPGRSGPLPPTPPSGGNRGAPTSSPGPPLPPPNRPGGDSFRGGASRPPPPPDRLGSGGLPPPPPPASVGNGYQSSADEWDLRFPFHPVSDLPLPEPFVPFPKTYPSKVGKTDSRGSGHKERGAPPLPPIPR